In Hyperolius riggenbachi isolate aHypRig1 chromosome 10, aHypRig1.pri, whole genome shotgun sequence, a genomic segment contains:
- the LOC137535939 gene encoding trypsin-like isoform X1 has product MKLLLICVLLGAAAALDDDKIVGGYTCGKNAVPYQVSLNSGYHFCGGSLINSLWVVSAAHCYKASVQVRLGEHNIATTEGTEQFINSAKSIRHASYNSRTLDNDIWLIKLASAATINSYVKAIGIASATSAAGTSCLISGWGNTLSSGTNMPSLLQCVDAPILTSAQCSNAYPGEITGNMICVGYLEGGKDSCQGDSGGPVVCNGQLQGIVSWGYGCALRNYPGVYTRVSNYNSWISSTVAAN; this is encoded by the exons ATGAagctccttctgatctgtgtgctCCTTGGAGCAGCTG CTGCTTTGGATGACGACAAGATTGTCGGAGGTTACACCTGTGGCAAAAACGCTGTCCCCTACCAGGTTTCCCTGAACTCTGGGTACCACTTCTGCGGGGGTTCTCTGATCAACAGCCTGTGGGTGGTCTCTGCTGCTCACTGCTACAAGGC gaGTGTCCAGGTCAGACTGGGAGAGCACAACATTGCTACCACTGAGGGCACTGAGCAGTTCATTAACTCTGCCAAGTCCATCAGACATGCCAGCTACAACTCCAGAACCTTGGACAACGACATCTGGCTGATCAAGCTGGCCTCTGCTGCCACCATCAACTCTTACGTTAAAGCTATTGGTATCGCCTCTGCCACTTCTGCGGCCGGCACAAGCTGTCTGATCTCTGGATGGGGCAACACTCTGAGCAGTGGAA CTAACATGCCCAGCCTGCTCCAGTGTGTGGACGCTCCAATTCTGACTTCAGCCCAGTGTTCCAATGCCTATCCTGGTGAGATCACCGGCAACATGATCTGTGTTGGCTACCTAGAGGGCGGCAAGGATTCCTGCCAG GGTGACTCTGGTGGACCCGTGGTCTGCAATGGACAGCTCCAAGGTATTGTCTCCTGGGGATACGGTTGTGCTCTGAGGAACTACCCTGGTGTCTACACCAGGGTCTCCAACTACAACTCCTGGATCTCCAGCACTGTGGCTGCCAACTAA
- the LOC137535939 gene encoding trypsin-like isoform X2 gives MILLVPESTALDDDKIVGGYTCGKNAVPYQVSLNSGYHFCGGSLINSLWVVSAAHCYKASVQVRLGEHNIATTEGTEQFINSAKSIRHASYNSRTLDNDIWLIKLASAATINSYVKAIGIASATSAAGTSCLISGWGNTLSSGTNMPSLLQCVDAPILTSAQCSNAYPGEITGNMICVGYLEGGKDSCQGDSGGPVVCNGQLQGIVSWGYGCALRNYPGVYTRVSNYNSWISSTVAAN, from the exons atgatcctcttagTACCAGAGTCTA CTGCTTTGGATGACGACAAGATTGTCGGAGGTTACACCTGTGGCAAAAACGCTGTCCCCTACCAGGTTTCCCTGAACTCTGGGTACCACTTCTGCGGGGGTTCTCTGATCAACAGCCTGTGGGTGGTCTCTGCTGCTCACTGCTACAAGGC gaGTGTCCAGGTCAGACTGGGAGAGCACAACATTGCTACCACTGAGGGCACTGAGCAGTTCATTAACTCTGCCAAGTCCATCAGACATGCCAGCTACAACTCCAGAACCTTGGACAACGACATCTGGCTGATCAAGCTGGCCTCTGCTGCCACCATCAACTCTTACGTTAAAGCTATTGGTATCGCCTCTGCCACTTCTGCGGCCGGCACAAGCTGTCTGATCTCTGGATGGGGCAACACTCTGAGCAGTGGAA CTAACATGCCCAGCCTGCTCCAGTGTGTGGACGCTCCAATTCTGACTTCAGCCCAGTGTTCCAATGCCTATCCTGGTGAGATCACCGGCAACATGATCTGTGTTGGCTACCTAGAGGGCGGCAAGGATTCCTGCCAG GGTGACTCTGGTGGACCCGTGGTCTGCAATGGACAGCTCCAAGGTATTGTCTCCTGGGGATACGGTTGTGCTCTGAGGAACTACCCTGGTGTCTACACCAGGGTCTCCAACTACAACTCCTGGATCTCCAGCACTGTGGCTGCCAACTAA